In Panicum virgatum strain AP13 chromosome 4N, P.virgatum_v5, whole genome shotgun sequence, a single window of DNA contains:
- the LOC120670325 gene encoding uncharacterized protein LOC120670325 produces MAWAAAFQGAGSGVGAGLGVEGRGKERERGMAKQNGEERAAEGSSAGEELRAGALAWAAARRVAVVAECQHSSVAQRGSDFLPCIVSAWNNAPNIQDAAGDLASSLKASRNAAKDACADRLQLAIRERAAYWKQRSKFKAIREDDANTAFHNAHATNRLRRNQIKTLTVDGCELTAHDAKTNALTTYFSSIMGTTATAHWQFSLEDIYRGVESPTLDTLSAPFTVEEAKAAVHRMNRNSAPGPDGFSPGFYMAAWDTVVDKVMSFVDAFAAGTVYLERVNRSYIVLLPKKPGATAPGDHRPICLQNCSLKIIAKILTSRLQVQIPKLIDMDQTGFIKGRSISENFIYALELVQHYHKQRLPTLVLKLDFAKAFDSVNWDSLLKILQCRGFPATWCSWIQHILTTSKSAILLNGCPGSWFTCKKGLRQGVPLSPYLFLLVADVLQRLIKCDGGVRHPASDALPCPVIQYADETLIVLRAADQDVLKLKLLLDQFANATGLKINFHKSTVVPMHVPEEDVPSYLTVLGCRRDQFPQTYLGMPLSNVKLNLSAFTPLIDRTDRYLGGWQASLLNYMGRAVLVNSVLDSALIYTLSAMQLPQGTIDALDKKRRAFLWSGEATMTGARCLVAWEQTCLPKELGGLGIKNLQILNQCLLLKHLHRLHHPGESAWAKWVSSRIDIASLESNCARAHWKNLQDLLPIYRAITTTTVGNGIRTSFWFDHWLPVGQLSEALPSLFSHTNDQNASVAKVYSRPLRDHFVTRLSHVAAAEFAILEEIVEEVVLQETSDNRLCPLVSKDGTLRAGPIYAAMMSLQEHTPCPFYKFVWINCAPPRVCFFAWLLVQGKIQCKTNLVVKKVVENPECEVCHAAEESPDHLILHCHFAKQFWTKIGVPVQDAMVSQLWLLECPVTIPVEHYSTFLLLCAWQLWKHRHDVVFRGQNPSLRLLLSCKEEARLWSCRLPRQDKLVAEAWCNVFSSNM; encoded by the exons atggcgtgggcggcggcgttccagggCGCGGGGAGCGGAGTGGGGGCTGGGCTTGGGGtggaagggagagggaaggagcGGGAACGCGGGATGGCGAAGCAAAATGGGGAGGAGAGGGCTGCAGAGGGGAGCTCAGCAGGGGAGGAGTTAAGGGCGGGCGcactggcgtgggcggcggctcgtcgcgtcgccgtcgtcgcggaGTGCCAGCACTCGAGCGTGGCACAGCGAGGCAG CGACTTCCTCCCATGCATCGTTTCGGCGTGGAACAACGCTCCCAACATTCAGGATGCTGCCGGGGACCTTGCGAGCTCGCTCAAAGCATCACGAAATGCAGCAAAG GATGCCTGCGCTGATCGTTTGCAGCTGGCCATCAGGGAACGGGCAGCCTATTGGAAACAAAGGAGCAAATTCAAGGCGATCCGCGAGGACGATGCCAACACTGCTTTCCACAATGCTCATGCCACTAATCGCCTACGCCGGAATCAGATTAAGACGCTTACAGTTGATGGGTGTGAACTCACAGCACATGATGCAAAGACAAAtgcattgacgacatacttctCCTCCATCATGGGCACAACAGCCACAGCACACTGGCAATTCAGTTTGGAGGATATCTACAGGGGGGTCGAGTCACCAACTCTGGACACACTGTCAGCGCCTTTCACTGTGGAGGAAGCGAAAGCAGCAGTGCACAGGATGAACCGCAATAGTGCTCCCGGGCCGGATGGCTTTAGTCCTGGTTTCTACATGGCGGCCTGGGATACCGTTGTGGATAAGGTTATGAGCTTCGTGGATGCTTTTGCTGCTGGAACAGTGTATCTTGAACGGGTGAACAGATCCTACATTGTGCTCCTGCCCAAGAAGCCGGGAGCAACGGCACCAGGGGACCATCGCCCTATTTGTCTGCAGAACTGCTCCCTGAAGATCATTGCCAAGATCCTCACCTCACGACTGCAGGTGCAAATCCCCAAGCTGATTGACATGGATCAAACAGGTTTTATAAAAGGCCGCTCAATTTCTGAAAACTTCATCTACGCACTGGAATTAGTTCAGCACTACCACAAACAGCGCCTGCCAACACTTGTCCTCAAACTGGACTTCGCCAAAGCATTTGACTCCGTCAATTGGGACAGCCTGCTCAAAATCCTTCAATGCAGAGGTTTCCCCGCCACATGGTGCTCATGGATTCAACACATCCTCACCACTTCTAAGTCTGCAATCCTACTGAATGGATGTCCGGGCAGCTGGTTCACCTGCAAGAAAGGGCTCCGGCAAGGGGTCCCCCTATCCCCATATCTGTTCCTGCTAGTGGCAGACGTCCTACAACGCCTCATCAAATGTGATGGTGGTGTGCGGCACCCGGCGTCCGATGCGCTACCATGCCCTGTGATCCAGTATGCAGAtgaaactctgatagtcttgcGGGCTGCGGATCAGGATGTCCTGAAACTCAAGTTGCTCCTTGACCAATTCGCTAATGCGACCGGCCTCAAGATTAACTTTCACAAAAGCACAGTGGTGCCGATGCATGTCCCGGAGGAGGATGTACCAAGCTACCTCACCGTGCTGGGGTGCCGAAGAGACCAATTCCCACAGACTTACTTGGGCATGCCACTCTCCAATGTCAAACTCAATCTGAGCGCCTTTACCCCACTCATTGACCGCACTGACAGATACCTGGGCGGTTGGCAAGCATCTCTACTCAACTACATGGGCCGGGCGGTCCTGGTCAATTCAGTTCTTGACAGTGCTTTAATCTACACCCTCTCCGCCATGCAACTTCCGCAAGGGACGATCGATGCTCTTGACAAAAAACGTCGGGCTTTCCTTTGGTCAGGTGAAGCTACAATGACTGGTGCCCGATGCCTTGTCGCTTGGGAACAGACCTGCCTGCCCAAAGAACTGGGTGGTCTCGGTATCAAGAACTTGCAAATCCTCAATCAGTGCCTGCTGCTGAAGCACTTGCACCGCCTACACCATCCTGGGGAATCGGCCTGGGCAAAATGGGTGTCTTCTCGGATTGACATTGCCTCCCTGGAAAGTAACTGTGCTAGAGCACACTGGAAGAACTTGCAGGACCTGCTACCTATCTACAGAGCAATCACAACAACCACTGTTGGCAACGGGATACGCACCTCCTTCTGGTTTGATCACTGGCTCCCCGTCGGCCAACTTTCGGAAGCTTTACCTTCTCTTTTCAGTCATACCAATGACCAGAATGCATCAGTTGCCAAAGTATATTCCAGACCACTGCGCGATCACTTTGTCACCCGTCTCTCTCATGTCGCTGCCGCCGAGTTCGCCATACTGGAAGAGATCGTCGAAGAAGTCGTGTTACAAGAGACCTCTGACAACCGGCTATGCCCGCTGGTGAGCAAAGATGGCACGCTGCGTGCCGGGCCGATCTACGCTGCTATGATGAGTCTGCAGGAACATACACCTTGCCCCTTCTACAAATTTGTTTGGATCAATTGTGCCCCACCGCGTGTTTGCTTCTTTGCTTGGCTGCTGGTTCAGGGGAAAATCCAGTGCAAAACCAACCTGGTCGTCAAGAAAGTCGTTGAGAATCCGGAATGTGAGGTGTGCCATGCTGCTGAGGAGAGCCCTGACCACCTCATCCTACACTGCCACTTTGCCAAAcagttttggacaaaaataggtGTCCCGGTGCAAGACGCAATGGTGTCACAACTCTGGCTGCTGGAATGCCCCGTGACAATACCTGTTGAACACTACTCCACATTCCTGCTGCTGTGTGCTTGGCAGCTCTGGAAACATAGACATGATGTTGTCTTCCGAGGCCAAAACCCGTCCCTCCGTCTCCTGCTCAGCTGCAAGGAAGAAGCTCGCCTATGGAGCTGTAGATTGCCGCGACAGGACAAGCTCGTCGCAGAGGCCTGGTGTAATGTTTTTTCTTCCAATATGTAA